From a region of the Citricoccus muralis genome:
- the miaA gene encoding tRNA (adenosine(37)-N6)-dimethylallyltransferase MiaA, whose protein sequence is MTDAGRAPIVAVVGPTGTGKSELALDLAERLGGEIVNSDALQFYRGMDIGTAKLPVSGRRGIPHHLLDVLDVTEEASVARFQSEARAVIGDIRARGLVPVLVGGSGLYVRAALDELEFPPTDPDVRARIESEGHEVGLEGLRTRLQAVDPDSAARLGDARRMVRALEVFELTGRTFTSYMPQRTYLRPTVQVGLDLDRPRLHERLHARVVAMAEAGLLDEVRTLDALGLRQGRTASRAIGYAQFLAVLDGEADTSGAIEDTATATRRFARRQITWFRADPRVTWFDPTRPGLLEDVLGHLARSTGPQAAT, encoded by the coding sequence ATGACCGACGCCGGCCGCGCGCCGATCGTGGCCGTCGTCGGGCCCACGGGCACGGGGAAGTCCGAGCTGGCCCTGGACCTGGCCGAGCGGCTGGGCGGGGAGATCGTCAACAGCGACGCCCTGCAGTTCTACCGCGGCATGGACATCGGCACGGCCAAGCTCCCGGTCTCCGGGCGCCGGGGGATACCCCACCACCTGCTGGACGTGCTCGACGTGACCGAGGAGGCCTCGGTGGCCCGCTTCCAGTCCGAGGCGCGGGCGGTGATCGGCGACATCCGGGCCCGAGGCCTCGTGCCGGTCCTCGTCGGCGGCTCCGGACTGTACGTGCGGGCCGCACTGGACGAACTCGAGTTCCCCCCGACAGACCCGGACGTCCGGGCACGGATCGAGTCCGAAGGTCACGAGGTCGGCCTGGAGGGCCTGCGGACGCGGTTGCAGGCCGTGGATCCGGACAGCGCGGCACGCCTGGGGGATGCACGGCGGATGGTGCGTGCCCTCGAGGTCTTCGAGCTCACCGGACGCACGTTCACCTCGTACATGCCCCAGCGGACCTACCTGCGGCCGACGGTGCAGGTGGGACTGGACCTGGACCGGCCCAGACTGCATGAGCGGCTGCATGCCCGCGTGGTCGCCATGGCCGAGGCGGGCCTGCTGGACGAGGTCCGGACCTTGGACGCCCTCGGACTGCGGCAGGGCAGGACGGCCTCGCGGGCGATCGGCTACGCGCAGTTCCTCGCCGTCCTGGACGGTGAAGCGGACACGTCCGGGGCCATCGAGGACACCGCCACGGCGACCCGCCGCTTCGCCCGCCGCCAGATCACCTGGTTCCGGGCGGACCCGCGCGTCACGTGGTTCGATCCCACGCGCCCCGGCCTGCTCGAGGACGTGCTGGGACACCTGGCCCGGTCAACAGGGCCACAGGCCGCCACCTAG
- the dapF gene encoding diaminopimelate epimerase: protein MTLPIAQDPDRLRTALDQLAGLAFTKGHGTGNDFILVPDLSGETELAPDHVEALCDRHFGVGADGLIRVVESTHLIEGRDLLENHPEATWFMDYRNADGSVSEMCGNGVRVFVHYLATRGLVDLEIGQQLQIGTRAGLRTVTRTGEEQYSTDMGPWSYIDPELAEERASDSLVLAAGLADPRPALSISMGNPHTVVALAEDADLADLDLAKQPNVEPVPPNGTNVEFVVAADPLFLNGVGRLELRVHERGVGETLSCGTGACAAATAVRIWAGDRDALAWEVGVPGGMVGVEFIPQSDGTERVILSGPATLIFDGTVA, encoded by the coding sequence ATGACCCTGCCGATCGCCCAGGACCCCGACCGCCTGCGGACCGCCCTTGACCAATTGGCCGGGCTGGCCTTCACGAAGGGGCACGGCACCGGCAACGACTTCATCCTCGTCCCCGACCTGAGCGGGGAGACCGAACTCGCCCCGGACCACGTGGAGGCGCTCTGCGACCGCCACTTCGGGGTCGGCGCCGACGGACTGATCCGCGTGGTCGAGTCCACGCACCTCATCGAGGGACGGGATCTGCTGGAGAACCACCCCGAGGCCACCTGGTTCATGGACTACCGCAATGCCGACGGCTCCGTCTCCGAGATGTGCGGCAACGGGGTGCGAGTCTTCGTGCACTATCTCGCCACCCGCGGCCTGGTGGACCTGGAGATCGGGCAACAGCTGCAGATCGGCACCCGCGCCGGCCTCCGCACCGTCACCCGGACCGGCGAGGAACAGTACTCGACCGACATGGGACCGTGGAGCTACATCGACCCCGAACTGGCCGAGGAGCGGGCCTCGGACTCCCTGGTGCTCGCCGCCGGGCTGGCCGACCCCCGCCCGGCCCTGAGCATCTCGATGGGCAACCCGCACACTGTCGTCGCGCTGGCCGAGGACGCGGATCTGGCGGATCTGGACCTGGCGAAGCAGCCCAACGTGGAACCGGTCCCGCCGAACGGAACCAATGTGGAGTTCGTGGTGGCCGCCGACCCGCTCTTCCTGAACGGCGTCGGCCGACTGGAGCTGCGCGTTCACGAGCGGGGAGTGGGGGAGACCCTCTCCTGCGGCACGGGAGCCTGTGCCGCCGCCACGGCCGTCCGCATCTGGGCCGGAGACCGTGACGCCCTGGCCTGGGAGGTCGGCGTCCCGGGCGGCATGGTGGGCGTCGAGTTCATCCCCCAGTCTGACGGCACCGAACGCGTCATCCTGTCCGGGCCCGCCACACTCATCTTCGACGGAACGGTGGCGTGA